In the genome of Rhodoplanes sp. Z2-YC6860, one region contains:
- a CDS encoding aspartate-semialdehyde dehydrogenase, producing the protein MGFKVAVVGATGNVGREMLNILEERRFPADEVIAVASRKSQGTDVSFGDKILKCKALEHTDFSDVDICLMSAGGSVSKEWSPKIGAQGAIVIDNSSAWRYDSDVPLIVPEVNADAVTGFRKKNIIANPNCSTAQLVVALKPLHDKAKITRVVVSTYQSVSGAGKDAMDELDRQTKAIYSLQDVEAKKFPKRIAFNLIPQIDVFMEDGYTKEEWKMMAETKKILDPKIKLTATCVRVPVFISHSEAVNIEFAEPITPDEARDILRNAPGCIVIDKREPGGYVTPYEATGEDATYISRIREDATVENGLSMWVVSDNLRKGAALNAVQIAECLINRKLIQAKQKAA; encoded by the coding sequence ATGGGTTTCAAGGTCGCGGTGGTCGGCGCCACGGGGAACGTGGGCCGCGAGATGCTCAACATCCTGGAGGAGCGGCGGTTTCCCGCCGACGAGGTGATCGCGGTCGCCTCGCGCAAAAGCCAGGGCACTGACGTTTCGTTCGGCGACAAAATCCTCAAGTGCAAGGCGCTTGAGCACACCGACTTCTCCGACGTCGATATCTGCCTGATGTCTGCCGGCGGCAGCGTGTCGAAAGAGTGGTCGCCCAAGATCGGCGCCCAGGGCGCCATCGTGATCGATAACTCCTCGGCTTGGCGCTACGATTCCGACGTGCCGCTGATCGTGCCCGAAGTGAACGCTGACGCGGTCACGGGCTTCCGCAAGAAGAACATCATCGCCAATCCGAACTGCTCCACCGCGCAGCTTGTGGTGGCGCTGAAGCCGCTGCACGACAAGGCCAAGATCACCCGCGTGGTGGTTTCGACCTATCAGTCGGTGTCCGGCGCCGGCAAGGACGCGATGGACGAGCTCGATCGCCAGACCAAGGCGATCTACTCGCTACAGGACGTCGAGGCCAAAAAGTTTCCGAAGCGCATCGCCTTCAACCTGATCCCCCAGATCGACGTGTTCATGGAGGACGGGTACACGAAGGAAGAGTGGAAAATGATGGCCGAGACCAAGAAGATTCTCGACCCCAAGATCAAGCTCACCGCCACCTGCGTGCGCGTGCCGGTGTTCATCAGCCACTCGGAAGCGGTCAACATCGAATTCGCCGAGCCGATCACGCCGGATGAGGCGCGCGATATCCTGCGCAACGCACCGGGCTGTATCGTGATCGACAAGCGCGAGCCCGGCGGTTACGTCACGCCATACGAGGCGACCGGCGAGGACGCGACCTACATCAGCCGCATCCGCGAGGACGCGACCGTCGAGAACGGTCTGTCGATGTGGGTGGTGTCGGACAACCTGCGCAAAGGCGCGGCGCTCAACGCCGTGCAGATTGCCGAGTGCCTGATCAATCGCAAGCTGATCCAGGCGAAGCAGAAGGCGGCGTAA
- a CDS encoding MaoC family dehydratase: protein MTKTSTGNFFEDFRLGQIIRHATPRTMTVGDVALYTGLFGPRFAVQSSDAFAIAIGYDRAPLDDLLVFHVVFGKTVPDVSLNAVANLGYAGMQFLAPVFPGDTLSATSEVIGLKENSNRKTGIVYVRTRGMKQDGTAVLEYVRWVMVRKRDESAPAPGDHVPRLPTFVEARLLGSACPPIKREAYDLELAGSPYRYGDYEIGEKIDHVDGITVEEAEHQTATRLYQNTARIHFDQFSAAQSRFGRRLIYGGHVISLARAISFNGLGNAFHIAAVNGGRHVSPLFAGRTVFAWSEVLAKSELPGRDDVGALRLRTVATSDKPCADFPYKNGEDYDPAVLLDLDYWVLIPR from the coding sequence ATGACCAAGACCAGCACCGGCAATTTCTTCGAGGATTTCCGCCTCGGCCAGATCATCCGCCACGCCACGCCGCGAACCATGACCGTTGGCGACGTGGCGCTCTATACGGGCCTGTTCGGGCCTCGTTTCGCGGTGCAGTCGTCGGACGCCTTCGCCATAGCCATTGGCTATGATCGCGCGCCGCTGGACGATCTTCTGGTGTTCCATGTGGTGTTCGGCAAGACCGTGCCGGACGTGTCGCTGAATGCGGTGGCCAATCTCGGGTACGCGGGCATGCAGTTTCTCGCGCCGGTTTTCCCTGGCGATACGCTCAGCGCGACCTCCGAGGTGATCGGACTCAAGGAAAACTCCAATCGCAAGACCGGCATCGTCTATGTGCGCACCCGCGGCATGAAGCAGGACGGCACGGCCGTGCTCGAATATGTCCGCTGGGTGATGGTGCGAAAGCGCGACGAGTCGGCGCCGGCGCCCGGCGACCATGTGCCGCGGCTGCCCACATTCGTGGAGGCGCGGCTTCTGGGTAGCGCATGTCCGCCAATCAAACGTGAGGCTTACGATCTGGAACTGGCCGGCAGCCCCTATCGATATGGCGACTACGAGATTGGCGAGAAGATCGACCACGTCGACGGCATCACGGTCGAAGAGGCTGAACACCAGACCGCGACGCGGCTCTATCAGAACACCGCACGGATTCACTTCGATCAGTTCTCGGCGGCGCAGAGCCGCTTCGGCCGCCGGCTGATCTATGGTGGCCACGTGATTTCACTCGCGCGCGCCATCTCCTTTAACGGTCTCGGCAATGCGTTTCACATCGCCGCCGTCAACGGCGGCCGGCACGTCTCGCCGCTGTTTGCCGGCCGCACGGTGTTTGCATGGTCGGAGGTGCTGGCGAAAAGCGAGTTGCCGGGCCGTGACGATGTCGGCGCGCTGCGGTTGCGGACGGTGGCGACGAGCGACAAGCCCTGCGCCGACTTTCCCTACAAGAACGGCGAGGACTACGACCCCGCCGTTCTGCTCGATCTGGATTATTGGGTGCTCATCCCACGCTGA
- a CDS encoding DMT family transporter, with the protein MAAVLLALASATFLGAGVVITQFGLKTIHPLSGAAISIPAFTLCFVLLSPILLHDDTIEWRAVPIFAAVGLVFPSVLTLLTFAANRALGPVVTGALGNLSPLFAVALAILVLHEPMRLFQFVGLFVSVTGALILSTTRTPHMRDWRTWALLLPLCAAFLRGVIPPVLKIGLAIWPNPIGAGLFAYIVSSLTVLCVERIRTGHFIVQGPLEGRLWFALTGVINGVGTLLLYAAVGAGPITVVAPVNATYPLVTMGLSALVLSNVRLTPRLLLGVGLAVAGVVLILVG; encoded by the coding sequence ATGGCCGCCGTCCTCCTCGCCCTCGCCTCCGCAACCTTCCTCGGCGCGGGCGTGGTGATCACCCAGTTTGGGCTGAAGACCATCCATCCGCTGTCCGGCGCGGCGATCAGCATTCCGGCCTTCACGCTCTGCTTTGTGCTGCTGTCGCCGATCCTGCTGCATGACGACACCATCGAGTGGCGGGCGGTGCCGATTTTCGCCGCCGTGGGCCTGGTGTTCCCCTCGGTGCTGACGCTGCTCACCTTTGCGGCTAACCGGGCGTTGGGACCGGTGGTGACCGGCGCGCTTGGCAATCTGTCGCCGCTGTTTGCCGTGGCGCTCGCCATCCTCGTGCTGCACGAGCCGATGCGGCTGTTTCAGTTCGTCGGGTTGTTCGTGTCCGTGACGGGCGCCCTCATCCTGAGCACCACGCGGACGCCGCATATGCGCGACTGGCGCACCTGGGCCCTGCTGCTGCCGCTGTGCGCGGCGTTTCTTCGCGGCGTGATCCCGCCGGTGCTCAAGATCGGGCTTGCGATCTGGCCCAATCCGATCGGCGCGGGGCTGTTCGCCTACATCGTCTCGTCGCTGACGGTGCTGTGTGTGGAGCGCATCCGCACCGGCCATTTCATCGTACAGGGGCCTCTCGAAGGCCGGCTGTGGTTTGCGCTCACCGGCGTGATCAACGGTGTCGGCACGCTGCTGCTCTATGCCGCCGTTGGCGCAGGCCCGATCACCGTGGTGGCCCCGGTCAATGCCACCTACCCGCTGGTGACGATGGGGCTGAGCGCGCTCGTCCTGTCGAATGTGCGGCTGACACCGCGGTTGCTGCTGGGCGTAGGCCTCGCGGTCGCGGGCGTTGTGCTGATCTTGGTGGGCTGA
- a CDS encoding VOC family protein — MSTTVQPFLMFEGRAEEAMTFYVALFPDGKVLNIARYGAGGPGREGSVMKASFSIAGQTVICIDSPVKHNFSFTPAMSLFVECESEQQIDTLASALGEGGGVLMPLNNYGFSRRFTWLNDRYGVSWQLNLA; from the coding sequence ATGTCGACCACCGTTCAGCCGTTCCTGATGTTCGAGGGCCGGGCCGAAGAAGCGATGACGTTCTACGTCGCGCTTTTTCCAGACGGCAAGGTGCTCAACATTGCGCGCTACGGCGCCGGCGGCCCCGGTCGCGAAGGATCGGTGATGAAGGCTTCGTTCTCGATCGCCGGCCAGACCGTGATCTGCATCGACAGCCCGGTGAAGCACAATTTCAGCTTCACGCCCGCCATGTCGCTCTTCGTTGAATGCGAATCCGAGCAGCAGATCGATACGCTCGCGTCCGCACTGGGAGAGGGAGGTGGGGTCCTGATGCCCCTCAACAACTACGGCTTCAGCCGCAGGTTCACGTGGCTCAACGACCGCTACGGTGTGTCGTGGCAGCTCAATCTCGCCTGA
- a CDS encoding superoxide dismutase family protein, translating into MRRFSLLVAAALLSTVAVLPASAENLANAQLKDGSGKAVGDVDLVQTQDGVLIKLQLKGIPAGEHAFHIHAVGKCEAPFNSAGPHFNPANHKHGMMSGEGHAGDMPNLHVPQSGELSVEVLNTAVTLDKNKPNSLLDADGSALVIHAKADDYKSDPAGNAGDRIACGVIQASGASGATVGSSPPKNVPAIREKGDAPAKP; encoded by the coding sequence CGCTCCTTTCGACCGTTGCGGTGCTGCCTGCTTCGGCCGAAAACCTCGCCAACGCGCAGCTCAAAGATGGAAGCGGCAAGGCGGTGGGTGACGTCGATCTGGTGCAGACCCAGGACGGAGTGCTGATCAAGCTTCAGCTCAAAGGCATTCCGGCCGGCGAGCATGCCTTCCATATCCACGCGGTCGGCAAGTGCGAGGCGCCCTTCAACTCTGCCGGCCCGCATTTCAATCCCGCCAATCACAAGCATGGCATGATGTCCGGCGAGGGCCATGCCGGCGACATGCCGAACCTGCATGTGCCCCAAAGCGGCGAGCTGAGCGTCGAGGTGCTCAATACGGCAGTCACACTGGACAAGAACAAGCCAAACTCGTTGCTTGACGCGGACGGTTCGGCGCTCGTCATCCACGCCAAGGCTGACGACTACAAGAGCGACCCGGCTGGCAATGCCGGCGACCGCATCGCTTGCGGCGTGATCCAGGCAAGCGGTGCCTCGGGGGCGACGGTCGGCAGTTCGCCTCCCAAGAACGTGCCTGCCATAAGAGAAAAAGGCGATGCGCCCGCCAAGCCATAG
- the leuB gene encoding 3-isopropylmalate dehydrogenase: protein MATYKLLLLPGDGIGPEVMGEVKKLIAWMNGRGMGTFETEEGLVGGSCYDAHKVSITDETMAKAHAADAVIFGSVGGPKWDAVPYDVRPEAGLLRLRKDLALYANLRPAVTYPALADASALKRELVEGLDIMILRELTGGVYFGEPKTITDLGNGQKRAVDTQVYDTYEIERIGRVAFELARKRRGKVTSMEKRNVMKTGVLWNEVITQVHQREFKDVTLEHQLADSGGMQLVKNPKQFDVIVTDNLFGDMLSDIAAMLTGSLGMLASASLGDTDPKTKKRKALYEPVHGSAPDIAGKGVANPIAMIASFGMALRYSFNKGAEADMIDKAIAKVLENGLRTGDIMSPGFKQVGTKDMGDAIIAEMEKLAK, encoded by the coding sequence ATGGCCACCTACAAGCTCCTTCTCCTTCCCGGCGACGGCATCGGCCCCGAGGTCATGGGTGAGGTCAAAAAGCTGATCGCCTGGATGAACGGCCGTGGTATGGGCACCTTCGAGACCGAGGAGGGGCTGGTCGGCGGCAGCTGCTACGACGCCCACAAGGTCTCGATCACCGACGAGACCATGGCCAAGGCCCACGCCGCCGACGCCGTGATCTTCGGTTCGGTCGGCGGGCCGAAGTGGGACGCGGTGCCCTATGACGTCCGTCCCGAAGCCGGCCTTCTGCGCCTGCGCAAGGACCTCGCGCTCTATGCGAATTTGCGCCCGGCCGTGACCTATCCGGCGCTGGCGGATGCTTCGGCGCTGAAGCGCGAGCTGGTCGAGGGCCTCGACATCATGATCCTGCGCGAGCTCACCGGAGGCGTCTATTTCGGCGAGCCCAAGACCATCACCGATCTCGGCAACGGCCAGAAGCGTGCCGTCGACACCCAGGTCTACGACACCTACGAGATCGAGCGCATTGGCCGCGTCGCCTTTGAGCTCGCGCGCAAGCGCCGCGGCAAGGTGACGTCGATGGAAAAGCGCAACGTGATGAAGACCGGCGTGCTCTGGAACGAGGTCATCACCCAGGTGCATCAGCGCGAGTTCAAGGACGTCACGCTGGAGCACCAGCTTGCCGACTCCGGCGGCATGCAGCTCGTGAAGAACCCCAAGCAGTTCGACGTCATCGTCACCGACAACCTGTTCGGCGACATGCTGTCGGACATCGCCGCGATGCTGACCGGCTCGCTCGGCATGCTGGCCTCGGCGTCGCTTGGCGACACCGATCCGAAGACGAAAAAGCGCAAGGCGCTCTACGAGCCGGTGCACGGCTCGGCGCCGGACATTGCCGGCAAGGGCGTCGCCAATCCGATCGCGATGATCGCGTCGTTCGGCATGGCGCTGCGCTATTCGTTCAATAAGGGCGCTGAGGCCGATATGATCGACAAGGCTATCGCCAAGGTTCTCGAGAACGGCCTTCGCACCGGCGATATCATGTCGCCCGGCTTCAAGCAGGTCGGCACCAAGGACATGGGCGACGCCATCATCGCCGAGATGGAAAAGCTGGCGAAGTAG
- a CDS encoding pentapeptide MXKDX repeat protein, protein MIKRLIVASTVAAGLALAPAAFAEDAMSKPGMAKDSKMDSKMDKKTDAMSKESGKMSNTGGMMDKKDGMSKDGMKKN, encoded by the coding sequence ATGATCAAGCGTTTGATTGTTGCTTCGACCGTTGCGGCCGGCCTCGCTCTCGCGCCTGCGGCCTTCGCCGAGGATGCCATGAGCAAGCCCGGGATGGCGAAGGACTCCAAGATGGACAGCAAAATGGACAAGAAGACTGACGCGATGTCCAAGGAGTCCGGCAAGATGTCCAACACCGGCGGCATGATGGACAAGAAGGACGGCATGTCCAAAGACGGTATGAAGAAGAACTAA
- a CDS encoding molybdopterin-dependent oxidoreductase — MLQFNRRHLLGGTAAVGAAAAFGLDRALAAGLDLPKALPEGLRANAILDALPGKKPLIKLSYRPPNYETPIEYFRTAITPTDAFFVRYHLSVIPEVDAKTWKLAVGGEGANSEATLSLDDLKALPAVEIAAVNQCSGNRRGLFEPHVPGVEWGYGAMGCARWKGVRLKDVLDKVGLKKEVVEVVFEGADGPPIDKTPDFIKSIPVSRALDESTLIAYEMNGAPLLHWHGAPARLIVPGWTGTYWMKHLTSIKAVTKPDTNFWMAAAYRVPLGRFPMVSRFVTQETAVNTPITEIMINSLITSHADGAKVSEGTAVGGIAWDAGYGISSVEVSTDGGKTWQQAALGEDIGRYAFRTFSFPLKGKGAVTVMARASNAIGQTQTAKLLHNPAGYHHNVFHSVALTVG; from the coding sequence ATGCTGCAATTCAATCGACGACATCTTTTGGGCGGAACGGCTGCGGTTGGCGCCGCGGCTGCCTTCGGCCTGGACCGCGCTCTGGCGGCAGGTCTCGATCTGCCCAAGGCGCTGCCGGAGGGCTTGCGCGCCAACGCCATCCTCGATGCGCTGCCTGGCAAGAAGCCACTGATCAAGCTCAGCTACCGGCCGCCGAACTACGAAACGCCGATCGAATATTTCCGCACGGCGATCACGCCGACCGATGCGTTTTTCGTGCGCTACCATCTCTCGGTCATCCCGGAGGTCGATGCCAAGACCTGGAAGCTTGCGGTGGGCGGCGAGGGCGCGAACAGCGAGGCCACGCTCTCGCTCGATGATCTGAAGGCATTGCCCGCCGTGGAGATCGCCGCCGTCAATCAATGCTCGGGCAACCGCCGTGGCCTGTTTGAGCCGCATGTGCCCGGTGTCGAGTGGGGTTACGGCGCCATGGGCTGTGCGCGCTGGAAGGGCGTGCGGCTCAAGGACGTGCTCGACAAGGTCGGCCTGAAGAAGGAGGTCGTCGAGGTGGTGTTCGAAGGCGCCGACGGCCCGCCGATCGATAAGACACCGGACTTCATCAAGAGCATCCCGGTCTCACGCGCGCTCGATGAGTCGACGCTGATCGCCTACGAGATGAACGGCGCGCCGCTGCTGCATTGGCATGGCGCGCCGGCGCGGCTGATCGTGCCGGGCTGGACCGGCACCTACTGGATGAAACATCTCACCTCGATCAAGGCGGTGACCAAGCCCGACACCAATTTCTGGATGGCTGCGGCCTACCGCGTGCCGCTCGGCCGCTTCCCGATGGTGTCGCGGTTCGTCACGCAGGAGACCGCGGTCAACACGCCGATCACCGAGATCATGATCAACTCGCTGATCACGAGCCACGCCGACGGCGCAAAGGTCAGCGAAGGCACCGCAGTGGGCGGCATCGCCTGGGATGCCGGCTACGGCATCAGCAGTGTCGAGGTGTCGACCGACGGCGGCAAGACCTGGCAACAGGCCGCGCTCGGCGAGGATATCGGCCGTTACGCGTTCCGAACCTTCAGCTTCCCGCTGAAGGGCAAGGGCGCCGTGACCGTGATGGCGCGCGCCAGCAACGCCATCGGCCAGACACAGACCGCGAAACTGCTGCACAACCCGGCCGGCTATCACCACAACGTCTTCCACAGCGTCGCGCTGACCGTGGGCTGA
- a CDS encoding cytochrome b/b6 domain-containing protein, with amino-acid sequence MTSIGLTTTSERTRLVIHPAWVRVTHWINALAMLVMIGSGWEIYNASPLFGFTFPGSVTLGGWLAGALLWHFAAMWVLAVNGLIYIILGFISGRFRKKFLPIRPGDVIADAKAALTFKLSHDDISVYNAVQRLLYVGVILAGVVIVLSGLSIWKPVQLQELTAVFGGYDTARFVHFFAMAAIVGFLAVHVLLALIVPKSLKAMVTGR; translated from the coding sequence ATGACCAGCATCGGTCTCACGACGACTTCGGAGCGCACACGGCTTGTGATCCATCCGGCCTGGGTGCGGGTCACTCACTGGATCAACGCGCTCGCGATGCTGGTGATGATCGGCTCGGGCTGGGAGATCTACAACGCCTCGCCGCTGTTCGGCTTTACGTTTCCCGGCTCGGTCACGCTCGGCGGCTGGCTTGCCGGCGCGCTGCTTTGGCACTTCGCCGCGATGTGGGTGCTGGCGGTCAATGGCCTGATCTACATCATCTTGGGATTCATCAGCGGCCGTTTCCGAAAGAAGTTCCTGCCGATCCGGCCGGGCGACGTGATCGCCGACGCCAAGGCGGCGCTCACGTTCAAGCTCTCGCACGACGACATCTCGGTCTACAACGCGGTGCAGCGGCTGTTGTACGTCGGCGTGATCCTGGCCGGCGTGGTGATTGTGCTGTCGGGACTTTCGATCTGGAAGCCGGTGCAGCTGCAGGAACTCACAGCAGTGTTCGGCGGCTATGACACCGCCCGCTTCGTGCACTTTTTTGCCATGGCGGCGATCGTGGGCTTTCTGGCGGTCCATGTGCTGCTCGCGCTGATCGTGCCGAAGAGCCTCAAGGCCATGGTGACGGGACGGTAG
- a CDS encoding DUF1003 domain-containing protein: MDQTNIPTGSTPPGSKPEAKRYACAVTGRQLLKKNLVRLDDLRPTLADRIRADHAGLAEDALIDRTEVNRYRNRYVEEMLREEHGEFSELDRQVAESIANQDTIAENTEDDFLEHRTLGQRLSDRLASFGGSWPFLISFGAFLLVWMAISVAMGEQKSFDPYPFILLNLVLSCLAAVQAPIIMMSQKRQEAKDRLRSHNDYQVNLKAELEIRHLHEKLDHLITKQWQRLAEIQQIQLEIMQDSRRRT; the protein is encoded by the coding sequence ATGGACCAGACCAATATCCCCACGGGCAGCACGCCGCCCGGCTCCAAGCCCGAGGCGAAGCGGTACGCTTGTGCCGTCACTGGGCGGCAGCTGCTGAAGAAGAATTTGGTGCGGCTCGACGATCTGCGGCCGACGCTCGCCGACCGCATCCGCGCCGACCATGCCGGCCTCGCCGAGGACGCGCTGATCGACCGCACCGAGGTCAACCGTTACCGCAACCGCTATGTCGAAGAGATGCTGCGCGAGGAGCACGGCGAGTTCAGCGAGCTCGACCGGCAGGTCGCCGAGAGCATCGCCAACCAGGACACCATCGCGGAAAACACCGAGGATGACTTCCTCGAGCACCGCACGCTCGGCCAGCGGCTGTCGGACCGGCTGGCGAGCTTCGGCGGCTCGTGGCCATTCCTGATCTCGTTCGGCGCGTTCCTGCTGGTCTGGATGGCGATCAGTGTCGCCATGGGTGAGCAAAAATCGTTCGACCCCTACCCGTTTATCCTGCTCAATCTCGTTCTGTCGTGCCTCGCCGCAGTTCAGGCGCCGATCATCATGATGAGCCAGAAACGGCAGGAGGCGAAAGATCGCCTGCGCTCACACAACGACTATCAGGTGAACCTCAAGGCCGAGCTGGAAATCCGGCACCTGCACGAGAAGCTCGATCACCTGATCACCAAGCAGTGGCAAAGGCTCGCCGAGATTCAGCAGATCCAATTGGAGATCATGCAGGACAGCCGACGAAGGACTTGA
- the bchE gene encoding magnesium-protoporphyrin IX monomethyl ester anaerobic oxidative cyclase has product MRILIINPPHPAIGSRIPKEQLPPLGLLSIGGPLIDDGHEVRLIDAEFGPMPFGEIVRQAVAYRPQALLLGHSGSTSGHPIVAELTRLLAKALPDAWIVYGGVFPTYHWREVLAQEPQIDVIVRGEGEETAPRLIQALERGQSLKALRGIAFRDDNGAVVGTAPAPVIADLDSFRIGWELIDHARYSYWGNKRAVVIQFSRGCPHLCNYCGQRGFWTRWRHRDPKKLAAEIAWLHHVHGVEVINFADENPTASRKAWKAFLEALIAEDVKLTLVGSTRADDIVRDADILHRYKKAGVERFLMGMENTDQATLELIRKGGSTNKDREAIRLLREHDMLSMATWVVGFEEETDRDLWRGLKQLLSYDPDQIQTLYVTPHRWTPYFRIAKDRRVIQTDQRRWDYKHQVLATRHMAPWRLLLWVKCIEAIVQLRPKALRRVLFHPDRKIRHAMRWYTKMGRRVWPREVFGFLFRDRRVAIGPTVAEFWGAPQDAEEEAMASKQKERSIASFNDDKACAA; this is encoded by the coding sequence ATGCGAATACTGATCATCAACCCGCCGCACCCCGCAATCGGCAGCCGCATTCCGAAGGAGCAGTTGCCGCCTCTTGGACTGCTCTCGATCGGCGGGCCCCTGATCGACGACGGCCACGAGGTGAGGCTCATCGATGCCGAATTCGGCCCGATGCCGTTCGGCGAGATTGTACGACAGGCCGTGGCGTACCGGCCGCAAGCGCTGCTGCTCGGCCATTCGGGCTCGACCTCGGGACACCCGATCGTCGCCGAGCTGACACGCCTGCTGGCAAAAGCGCTGCCTGATGCCTGGATCGTTTATGGCGGCGTGTTCCCGACCTACCACTGGCGCGAGGTACTCGCCCAGGAGCCGCAAATTGACGTTATCGTGCGCGGCGAAGGCGAGGAAACCGCACCGCGGCTGATCCAGGCGTTGGAACGCGGGCAGTCTTTAAAGGCGCTGCGCGGGATCGCGTTTCGCGACGACAACGGCGCGGTGGTCGGCACGGCGCCCGCGCCTGTGATCGCCGACCTCGACAGCTTCCGCATCGGCTGGGAGCTGATCGATCACGCGCGCTACAGCTACTGGGGCAACAAGCGCGCCGTGGTGATCCAGTTCTCACGCGGCTGCCCGCATCTCTGCAACTACTGCGGCCAGCGCGGCTTCTGGACCCGCTGGCGGCATCGCGATCCCAAAAAGCTCGCCGCCGAGATCGCCTGGCTGCATCACGTGCACGGCGTCGAGGTGATCAACTTCGCCGACGAGAACCCGACCGCCTCGCGCAAGGCGTGGAAGGCGTTTCTTGAGGCGCTGATCGCGGAGGATGTGAAGCTGACGCTGGTCGGCTCGACGCGGGCCGACGACATCGTGCGCGATGCCGACATCCTGCATCGCTACAAGAAGGCCGGCGTCGAGCGCTTTCTGATGGGAATGGAGAACACCGACCAGGCCACGCTTGAACTGATTCGGAAGGGCGGCAGCACCAACAAGGATCGCGAGGCGATCAGGCTGCTGCGCGAGCACGACATGCTGTCGATGGCCACTTGGGTCGTTGGCTTCGAGGAGGAGACCGACCGCGATCTCTGGCGTGGTCTGAAACAGCTTCTGTCCTACGACCCGGACCAGATCCAGACGCTTTACGTGACGCCGCACCGCTGGACGCCGTACTTCCGCATCGCCAAGGACCGCCGCGTGATCCAGACCGACCAGCGGCGCTGGGACTACAAGCACCAAGTGCTGGCGACGCGGCACATGGCGCCATGGCGGCTGCTGCTCTGGGTGAAATGCATCGAGGCGATCGTGCAGCTGCGCCCCAAGGCGCTGCGCCGTGTGCTGTTTCACCCCGACCGTAAAATCCGTCACGCCATGCGCTGGTACACCAAGATGGGCCGTCGGGTCTGGCCGCGCGAGGTTTTCGGTTTCCTGTTTCGCGACCGCCGCGTTGCGATCGGCCCGACGGTCGCAGAGTTCTGGGGCGCGCCGCAGGACGCCGAAGAGGAAGCGATGGCGTCAAAGCAGAAGGAGCGCTCGATCGCATCGTTCAATGACGACAAGGCCTGCGCGGCGTGA
- a CDS encoding molybdopterin-dependent oxidoreductase — MPRKRIIPGVDQKLLIKDAAKLMPEPSRRLFLRGGLSVGALALLTGCAIIDDDTAEGALRQISKFNDRIQAWLFNPNKLAPEFPESAIKRPFPFNGYYPEDEAPEVDGDTWKLEVGGLIENKEPWTLEQLNALPQVSQITRHICVEGWSAIGSWQGVRLSDFLKHIGADTRAKYVWFQCAEGYSNTIDMATALHPQTQLSLKFDNQTLPRKYGFPMKCRIPTKLGFKNPKYITALYVQNNDAGGYWENQGYNWFSGS, encoded by the coding sequence ATGCCACGCAAACGCATCATTCCGGGCGTCGACCAGAAGCTGCTGATCAAGGACGCGGCCAAGCTGATGCCGGAGCCGTCGCGACGGCTGTTTCTGCGCGGCGGCTTGAGCGTCGGTGCGCTGGCCTTGCTCACCGGCTGCGCCATCATCGATGACGACACGGCGGAGGGTGCGCTGCGCCAGATCTCGAAGTTCAACGACCGCATCCAGGCCTGGCTGTTCAACCCGAACAAGCTCGCGCCGGAATTTCCCGAAAGCGCCATCAAGCGACCGTTCCCCTTCAACGGCTACTACCCCGAGGATGAGGCCCCCGAAGTCGACGGCGATACCTGGAAGCTCGAGGTCGGCGGGCTGATCGAGAACAAGGAGCCGTGGACACTCGAGCAGCTCAATGCATTGCCGCAGGTGTCGCAGATCACCCGCCACATCTGCGTCGAGGGCTGGAGTGCGATCGGCTCCTGGCAAGGTGTGCGGCTTTCGGATTTCCTGAAGCACATCGGCGCCGACACGCGCGCCAAATACGTCTGGTTCCAATGTGCCGAGGGCTATTCCAACACGATCGATATGGCGACCGCACTGCATCCACAGACGCAGCTGTCGCTGAAGTTCGACAATCAAACGTTGCCGCGCAAGTACGGCTTCCCGATGAAGTGTCGCATCCCGACCAAGCTCGGCTTCAAGAATCCGAAATACATCACGGCGCTCTACGTGCAGAACAACGACGCCGGCGGCTATTGGGAGAACCAGGGCTACAACTGGTTCAGCGGGTCGTAG